A region of the Parafrankia irregularis genome:
TTCCACGACCCCCGGCGGTTCGCCGCCGACCTCGCCCGCCAGATCACGAGCCCGGTGCGATGGCTGGACGACATGCGCACGCTGGCCGCCGCGGCCGGACCCGGCGGCCACATCGTCGAGGTCGGCCCGCGCGCGGCGTTGGCCTCGTTCTTCCGTGCCGTGGGCGTCGAGACCAGGACGATCACCACGGTCGACGAGGCCTTCGGGCTCGGCTCCGAGCCGGTCCCGCGCGGGGAGCCGGCGGCCCCGGCGGCCCAGCCCGCTCCGGTGGCTCAGCCCGGCCCGGTGGCTCAGCCCGGTTCGTTGGCCCAGGCGCTCCAGCCTGCCCCGATTGCCATGGCGGCCCCGGTGGCGCACGATCCGGAGTTCCCGGGCTCGGCGGCCTGGTGCCGCGCGCACCGGGCACGGATCGCCTATGCGGCAGGGGGCATGGGAGCCGGCGTCGGGTCGGCCCGCCTCGTGCTGCGCATGGCCGGCACCGGGCTGCTCGGCTATCTCGGAACCTCCGACGTTCCCCTGGAGCGGGTCGCGGCCGAGTTGGCACGGCTGCGGGCGGCCCTGCCCGCGCACGCGCCGTGGGGGGCGAACATCACCCGGGCACCCTGGCATCCTCGGCGCGACGAGGACCTCGTCGACCTGCTGGTGCGCGGCGAGGTGCCGGATGTGGAGGTTGCCGGCTTCACCGAGCCCACGGCGGCGCTGGTGCGGCTGCGCCTCGCCGGCCTGCGGCCCGGCCCGGACGGACGTCCCCGCCCGGCGCGGCTGATGCTGGTCAAGGTGGCACATCCGGACGCGGCGGCCCGCTTCCTGGCCCCGCCCCCACCTGCCGTCGCCGCGGACCTGCGGGCACGCGGGCTGCTCACCGCCGAGGAGGTGCGGCTGGGCGCGAACCTCCCGATGGCCGACGACCTGTGCGTCGAGCCCTGGGCAGGTGGTGGTCCTGGGCTGCTGGAGCTGCTGCCGGCTGTGCGCGCGGTGCGCGACCGGGCAGGCGCCGGCGCGGACGCCGCCGCGGGTGGCGGTGTGGATGTGCACCAGGCCGCCGGGCAGGTACGGGTGGGTGCCGCCGGGGGTCTGGGCTCCCCGCGGGCCGTCGCCGCGGCCTTCGCGCTCGGCGCCGAGTTCGTCCTGACCGGATCGGTCAACCAGTGCACCGTCGAGGCGGACACCAGTGACCTTGTGAAGGACCTCCTGGCGAGTGCGGGAGTCGCCGACTTCACCACCGCCCCCGACGTCGACTCCTTCGAGCTGGGTGGCCGGGTGCCGGTGCTGCGGCGCGGCGGCCTGTTCGCGGCGCGTGCCGACCGGCTCGACGAGCTGTATCGCCGGCATGGCGAACTGGCGGCGCTGTGCGCCGAGGACCGCCAGCGGCTGGAGAAGGATCTCTTCCGTTGCAATCTGGACGACCTCTGGCAGGAGTTGTCGGCCGATCCGGACCGCTGGTCGGCCGCCGTGCTCGCCGGCGCCCGTGAGGATGTCCGCCAGCGCATGCTGCTGGTGGTGCGCTGGTATCTCGCGGAGAGCACGCGTCGGGCCCGGGCCGGCGATCCCGCCGAGACGTTGAACTTCCAGGTCCGCGGCGGGCCGGCGCTCGGTGCGTTCAACGACGTCGTCCGCGGCACCCGACTGGCGGGCTGGCGTGACCGGCATGTGGATGAGCTCGCCGGGTTCCTGATGCGCGGCGCCGCCGAGGTGCTCGCCGGCCGCGGCTGACGGGACCGGGCGGGGCTGACGGGACCGGGGCGGGCTGTCCCGGTCCCGTCAGCTCCCGTCGGCCTCGCGGTGCCGGCCGGGCTCGGCTGATCGGCCAGATCCGGTCGGCGTTGAGATGCGGACGGCGGTGAGGACACGGCGTCCGACTCCGTGCTGATCATGACGCGCCTCCTGCTTCCGGTGCCGGTCGTCGCCGTTATCGATCTTCGCGACCCGCGGCGGCTGCTGAAAACCCCTAACCGCCGGTGTCGGGGTTGTCCCCGACACCGGTCCGCTGAGCTGGGGCGCCGGTCGAAATCGGTGACATTCCGGACCGTCGGGCGAACGATGTCTGGGGTCGCTAGGGGTTGGAGCATCGCGGCGGACTTCCGTAGGTTCGGCGCCATTCGCTCCGGGGCCGAGAAAAAGTAGACGGTTCTCAGCCGCCCGTCGTGCGCAACCAGGAGATCCGATGCCAGCCGATGTCTCTCGTCGAAAACTTCTCGCCTCCGCCG
Encoded here:
- a CDS encoding acyltransferase domain-containing protein produces the protein MTGQTWPPLSRADVVVFPGQGSQRQGMGQDFHQRFPAARAAFEEASDAIGIDIGAICFTDDPRLHVTEFTQPCLLTMEIAVFRVLAAEFGLAPRFFGGHSLGELTALVAAGALPFAPAVRLVRARGGAMQEAVPADQGAMAALILDDIAESGALDLVTAAGVEVANHNSPKQVVISGLAGRVAGLRPVLADAHPDLTFIPLRISVPAHSQLMRPAGERFSARLAEVAGDLDALRAASVVSNATGEFHDPRRFAADLARQITSPVRWLDDMRTLAAAAGPGGHIVEVGPRAALASFFRAVGVETRTITTVDEAFGLGSEPVPRGEPAAPAAQPAPVAQPGPVAQPGSLAQALQPAPIAMAAPVAHDPEFPGSAAWCRAHRARIAYAAGGMGAGVGSARLVLRMAGTGLLGYLGTSDVPLERVAAELARLRAALPAHAPWGANITRAPWHPRRDEDLVDLLVRGEVPDVEVAGFTEPTAALVRLRLAGLRPGPDGRPRPARLMLVKVAHPDAAARFLAPPPPAVAADLRARGLLTAEEVRLGANLPMADDLCVEPWAGGGPGLLELLPAVRAVRDRAGAGADAAAGGGVDVHQAAGQVRVGAAGGLGSPRAVAAAFALGAEFVLTGSVNQCTVEADTSDLVKDLLASAGVADFTTAPDVDSFELGGRVPVLRRGGLFAARADRLDELYRRHGELAALCAEDRQRLEKDLFRCNLDDLWQELSADPDRWSAAVLAGAREDVRQRMLLVVRWYLAESTRRARAGDPAETLNFQVRGGPALGAFNDVVRGTRLAGWRDRHVDELAGFLMRGAAEVLAGRG